A single region of the Vanacampus margaritifer isolate UIUO_Vmar chromosome 13, RoL_Vmar_1.0, whole genome shotgun sequence genome encodes:
- the ncln gene encoding BOS complex subunit ncln isoform X2: MFEEASEVFDNMFKSSFPLTFIVFIPAVLILVSPLPAEAAHEFTVYRMQQYDLQGQPYGTRNAILNTEARTVEAEVLSRRCVIMRLADFSYDKYQKALRQSAGAVVIILPQNMSTMPQDIVQQFMELEPEMLSTETIVPVYFAMEDDKLLSIYTQTLTSSSSQGALSAAEVLLHTATANGFQMVTSGAQSKAMSDWAITSLEGRLTGVGGEDLPTIVLVAHYDSFGVAPWLSYGADSNGSGVSMLLELARLFSKLYTYKRTHAGYNLLFFVSGGGKFNYQGTKRWLEDNLDHTDSSLLQDNVAFVLCLDTLGNGDALHLHVSKPPKEGTPQFALLRELESVAASLYPGMKFSMVHKKINLADDMLAWEHERFGIRRLPAFTLSHLPSHRLAQRSSIMDVRSVSPSPHYGAGEPPAGPHVDIEKLSRNTKVVAEALARVVYNLTEKGAPSDLHVFTEQMVQEEHLSAMVDWLTAQPRAAQLVDKDSSVVSTLEYHLGRYLKDVKKHFVKADKRDPEFVFYDQLKQTMNAYRVKPAIFDLLLAVCIAAYLGAMYLAIQNFGVLYSVARRVTQPKVKAH; the protein is encoded by the exons ATGTTCGAGGAGGCAAGCGAAGTGTTCGATAACATGTTTAAGTCTTCCTTTCCCCTCACCTTCATCGTATTTATCCCGGCGGTGCTCATCCTGGTGTCACCGCTCCCGGCCGAAGCTGCACATGAGTTCACGGTGTATCGCATGCAGCAGTATGACCTGCAGGGACAACCCTACG GTACCCGAAACGCCATCCTGAACACCGAAGCTCGTACTGTGGAGGCGGAGGTGCTAAGTCGCCGCTGTGTCATCATGCGGCTAGCCGACTTCTCCTATGACAAGTATCAGAAAGCCTTGCGCCAGTCGGCGGGGGCCGTGGTCATCATCCTGCCCCAAAACATGTCCACTATGCCTCAGGACATAGTGCAG CAATTCATGGAGCTGGAGCCGGAGATGTTGTCCACCGAGACCATCGTCCCCGTCTACTTTGCCATGGAGGACGACAAGCTGCTGTCCATTTACACTCAAACCctgacctcctcctcctcccaggGAGCCTTGTCTGCAGCTGAAg TATTGCTGCATACGGCCACTGCCAACGGCTTCCAAATGGTCACGAGTGGCGCTCAGAGCAAAGCCATGAGCGACTGGGCCATCACCAGTCTGGAG GGCCGCCTGACTGGCGTCGGAGGAGAGGACCTACCCACAATCGTGTTGGTGGCTCATTACGACTCCTTTGGAGTTGCTCCG TGGCTGTCGTATGGCGCCGACTCGAATGGAAGCGGCGTGTCCATGTTACTGGAGCTGGCCCGCCTCTTCTCGAAACTCTACACCTATAAGAGGACACATGCTGG ATACAACCTGCTGTTCTTTGTGTCCGGTGGGGGGAAATTCAACTACCAGGGCACCAAACGCTGGCTAGAAGACAATCTAGACCACACGG ACTCGAGTCTTCTCCAGGACAACGTTGCCTTCGTTCTGTGTCTCGACACTTTGGGCAACGGGGACGCTTTGCACCTGCACGTGTCCAAACCTCCCAAAGAGGGAACTCCTCAGTTTGCCCTGCTCAGAGAGCTGGAGAGT GTGGCGGCCAGCCTGTACCCGGGCATGAAGTTCTCCATGGTCCACAAGAAAATCAACCTGGCCGACGACATGCTGGCGTGGGAGCACGAGCGCTTCGGGATCCGCCGGCTGCCGGCCTTCACGCTCTCGCACCTGCCCTCGCACCGCCTGGCTCAGCGCTCCAGCATCATGGACGTGCGGTCAGTGTCCCCCTCCCCTCACTACGGAGCGGGAGAGCCCCCTGCTGG GCCACACGTCGACATTGAGAAGCTGAGCAGGAACACGAAGGTGGTGGCCGAGGCGCTGGCCCGGGTGGTCTACAACCTCACAGAAAAG GGAGCCCCCAGCGACCTGCACGTCTTCACCGAACAAATG GTACAAGAGGAGCACCTGTCCGCCATGGTGGACTGGCTCACCGCACAGCCGCGGGCCGCCCAGCTGGTGGACAAGGACAGCAGCGTGGTGTCCACTTTGGAGTACCACCTGGGACGCTACCTCAAGGACGTCAAGAAACATTTTGTCAAAGCGGACAAGCG GGATCCGGAGTTTGTCTTCTACGACCAGCTCAAGCAGACCATGAACGCTTACAG AGTCAAGCCGGCCATCTTTGACCTGCTGCTGGCCGTCTGCATCGCCGCCTATTTGGGCGCCATGTATCTCGCCATCCAA AACTTTGGCGTGTTATACAGCGTGGCACGGAGAGTCACTCAACCCAAAGTGAAGGCGCACTAA
- the ncln gene encoding BOS complex subunit ncln isoform X1, whose protein sequence is MFEEASEVFDNMFKSSFPLTFIVFIPAVLILVSPLPAEAAHEFTVYRMQQYDLQGQPYGTRNAILNTEARTVEAEVLSRRCVIMRLADFSYDKYQKALRQSAGAVVIILPQNMSTMPQDIVQQFMELEPEMLSTETIVPVYFAMEDDKLLSIYTQTLTSSSSQGALSAAEVLLHTATANGFQMVTSGAQSKAMSDWAITSLEGRLTGVGGEDLPTIVLVAHYDSFGVAPWLSYGADSNGSGVSMLLELARLFSKLYTYKRTHAGYNLLFFVSGGGKFNYQGTKRWLEDNLDHTDSSLLQDNVAFVLCLDTLGNGDALHLHVSKPPKEGTPQFALLRELESVAASLYPGMKFSMVHKKINLADDMLAWEHERFGIRRLPAFTLSHLPSHRLAQRSSIMDVRSVSPSPHYGAGEPPAGPHVDIEKLSRNTKVVAEALARVVYNLTEKGAPSDLHVFTEQMQVQEEHLSAMVDWLTAQPRAAQLVDKDSSVVSTLEYHLGRYLKDVKKHFVKADKRDPEFVFYDQLKQTMNAYRVKPAIFDLLLAVCIAAYLGAMYLAIQNFGVLYSVARRVTQPKVKAH, encoded by the exons ATGTTCGAGGAGGCAAGCGAAGTGTTCGATAACATGTTTAAGTCTTCCTTTCCCCTCACCTTCATCGTATTTATCCCGGCGGTGCTCATCCTGGTGTCACCGCTCCCGGCCGAAGCTGCACATGAGTTCACGGTGTATCGCATGCAGCAGTATGACCTGCAGGGACAACCCTACG GTACCCGAAACGCCATCCTGAACACCGAAGCTCGTACTGTGGAGGCGGAGGTGCTAAGTCGCCGCTGTGTCATCATGCGGCTAGCCGACTTCTCCTATGACAAGTATCAGAAAGCCTTGCGCCAGTCGGCGGGGGCCGTGGTCATCATCCTGCCCCAAAACATGTCCACTATGCCTCAGGACATAGTGCAG CAATTCATGGAGCTGGAGCCGGAGATGTTGTCCACCGAGACCATCGTCCCCGTCTACTTTGCCATGGAGGACGACAAGCTGCTGTCCATTTACACTCAAACCctgacctcctcctcctcccaggGAGCCTTGTCTGCAGCTGAAg TATTGCTGCATACGGCCACTGCCAACGGCTTCCAAATGGTCACGAGTGGCGCTCAGAGCAAAGCCATGAGCGACTGGGCCATCACCAGTCTGGAG GGCCGCCTGACTGGCGTCGGAGGAGAGGACCTACCCACAATCGTGTTGGTGGCTCATTACGACTCCTTTGGAGTTGCTCCG TGGCTGTCGTATGGCGCCGACTCGAATGGAAGCGGCGTGTCCATGTTACTGGAGCTGGCCCGCCTCTTCTCGAAACTCTACACCTATAAGAGGACACATGCTGG ATACAACCTGCTGTTCTTTGTGTCCGGTGGGGGGAAATTCAACTACCAGGGCACCAAACGCTGGCTAGAAGACAATCTAGACCACACGG ACTCGAGTCTTCTCCAGGACAACGTTGCCTTCGTTCTGTGTCTCGACACTTTGGGCAACGGGGACGCTTTGCACCTGCACGTGTCCAAACCTCCCAAAGAGGGAACTCCTCAGTTTGCCCTGCTCAGAGAGCTGGAGAGT GTGGCGGCCAGCCTGTACCCGGGCATGAAGTTCTCCATGGTCCACAAGAAAATCAACCTGGCCGACGACATGCTGGCGTGGGAGCACGAGCGCTTCGGGATCCGCCGGCTGCCGGCCTTCACGCTCTCGCACCTGCCCTCGCACCGCCTGGCTCAGCGCTCCAGCATCATGGACGTGCGGTCAGTGTCCCCCTCCCCTCACTACGGAGCGGGAGAGCCCCCTGCTGG GCCACACGTCGACATTGAGAAGCTGAGCAGGAACACGAAGGTGGTGGCCGAGGCGCTGGCCCGGGTGGTCTACAACCTCACAGAAAAG GGAGCCCCCAGCGACCTGCACGTCTTCACCGAACAAATG CAGGTACAAGAGGAGCACCTGTCCGCCATGGTGGACTGGCTCACCGCACAGCCGCGGGCCGCCCAGCTGGTGGACAAGGACAGCAGCGTGGTGTCCACTTTGGAGTACCACCTGGGACGCTACCTCAAGGACGTCAAGAAACATTTTGTCAAAGCGGACAAGCG GGATCCGGAGTTTGTCTTCTACGACCAGCTCAAGCAGACCATGAACGCTTACAG AGTCAAGCCGGCCATCTTTGACCTGCTGCTGGCCGTCTGCATCGCCGCCTATTTGGGCGCCATGTATCTCGCCATCCAA AACTTTGGCGTGTTATACAGCGTGGCACGGAGAGTCACTCAACCCAAAGTGAAGGCGCACTAA
- the ncln gene encoding BOS complex subunit ncln isoform X3 yields the protein MFEEASEVFDNMFKSSFPLTFIVFIPAVLILVSPLPAEAAHEFTVYRMQQYDLQGQPYGTRNAILNTEARTVEAEVLSRRCVIMRLADFSYDKYQKALRQSAGAVVIILPQNMSTMPQDIVQQFMELEPEMLSTETIVPVYFAMEDDKLLSIYTQTLTSSSSQGALSAAEVLLHTATANGFQMVTSGAQSKAMSDWAITSLEGRLTGVGGEDLPTIVLVAHYDSFGVAPWLSYGADSNGSGVSMLLELARLFSKLYTYKRTHAGYNLLFFVSGGGKFNYQGTKRWLEDNLDHTDSSLLQDNVAFVLCLDTLGNGDALHLHVSKPPKEGTPQFALLRELESVAASLYPGMKFSMVHKKINLADDMLAWEHERFGIRRLPAFTLSHLPSHRLAQRSSIMDVRPHVDIEKLSRNTKVVAEALARVVYNLTEKGAPSDLHVFTEQMQVQEEHLSAMVDWLTAQPRAAQLVDKDSSVVSTLEYHLGRYLKDVKKHFVKADKRDPEFVFYDQLKQTMNAYRVKPAIFDLLLAVCIAAYLGAMYLAIQNFGVLYSVARRVTQPKVKAH from the exons ATGTTCGAGGAGGCAAGCGAAGTGTTCGATAACATGTTTAAGTCTTCCTTTCCCCTCACCTTCATCGTATTTATCCCGGCGGTGCTCATCCTGGTGTCACCGCTCCCGGCCGAAGCTGCACATGAGTTCACGGTGTATCGCATGCAGCAGTATGACCTGCAGGGACAACCCTACG GTACCCGAAACGCCATCCTGAACACCGAAGCTCGTACTGTGGAGGCGGAGGTGCTAAGTCGCCGCTGTGTCATCATGCGGCTAGCCGACTTCTCCTATGACAAGTATCAGAAAGCCTTGCGCCAGTCGGCGGGGGCCGTGGTCATCATCCTGCCCCAAAACATGTCCACTATGCCTCAGGACATAGTGCAG CAATTCATGGAGCTGGAGCCGGAGATGTTGTCCACCGAGACCATCGTCCCCGTCTACTTTGCCATGGAGGACGACAAGCTGCTGTCCATTTACACTCAAACCctgacctcctcctcctcccaggGAGCCTTGTCTGCAGCTGAAg TATTGCTGCATACGGCCACTGCCAACGGCTTCCAAATGGTCACGAGTGGCGCTCAGAGCAAAGCCATGAGCGACTGGGCCATCACCAGTCTGGAG GGCCGCCTGACTGGCGTCGGAGGAGAGGACCTACCCACAATCGTGTTGGTGGCTCATTACGACTCCTTTGGAGTTGCTCCG TGGCTGTCGTATGGCGCCGACTCGAATGGAAGCGGCGTGTCCATGTTACTGGAGCTGGCCCGCCTCTTCTCGAAACTCTACACCTATAAGAGGACACATGCTGG ATACAACCTGCTGTTCTTTGTGTCCGGTGGGGGGAAATTCAACTACCAGGGCACCAAACGCTGGCTAGAAGACAATCTAGACCACACGG ACTCGAGTCTTCTCCAGGACAACGTTGCCTTCGTTCTGTGTCTCGACACTTTGGGCAACGGGGACGCTTTGCACCTGCACGTGTCCAAACCTCCCAAAGAGGGAACTCCTCAGTTTGCCCTGCTCAGAGAGCTGGAGAGT GTGGCGGCCAGCCTGTACCCGGGCATGAAGTTCTCCATGGTCCACAAGAAAATCAACCTGGCCGACGACATGCTGGCGTGGGAGCACGAGCGCTTCGGGATCCGCCGGCTGCCGGCCTTCACGCTCTCGCACCTGCCCTCGCACCGCCTGGCTCAGCGCTCCAGCATCATGGACGTGCG GCCACACGTCGACATTGAGAAGCTGAGCAGGAACACGAAGGTGGTGGCCGAGGCGCTGGCCCGGGTGGTCTACAACCTCACAGAAAAG GGAGCCCCCAGCGACCTGCACGTCTTCACCGAACAAATG CAGGTACAAGAGGAGCACCTGTCCGCCATGGTGGACTGGCTCACCGCACAGCCGCGGGCCGCCCAGCTGGTGGACAAGGACAGCAGCGTGGTGTCCACTTTGGAGTACCACCTGGGACGCTACCTCAAGGACGTCAAGAAACATTTTGTCAAAGCGGACAAGCG GGATCCGGAGTTTGTCTTCTACGACCAGCTCAAGCAGACCATGAACGCTTACAG AGTCAAGCCGGCCATCTTTGACCTGCTGCTGGCCGTCTGCATCGCCGCCTATTTGGGCGCCATGTATCTCGCCATCCAA AACTTTGGCGTGTTATACAGCGTGGCACGGAGAGTCACTCAACCCAAAGTGAAGGCGCACTAA
- the ncln gene encoding BOS complex subunit ncln isoform X4, translating into MFEEASEVFDNMFKSSFPLTFIVFIPAVLILVSPLPAEAAHEFTVYRMQQYDLQGQPYGTRNAILNTEARTVEAEVLSRRCVIMRLADFSYDKYQKALRQSAGAVVIILPQNMSTMPQDIVQQFMELEPEMLSTETIVPVYFAMEDDKLLSIYTQTLTSSSSQGALSAAEVLLHTATANGFQMVTSGAQSKAMSDWAITSLEGRLTGVGGEDLPTIVLVAHYDSFGVAPWLSYGADSNGSGVSMLLELARLFSKLYTYKRTHAGYNLLFFVSGGGKFNYQGTKRWLEDNLDHTDSSLLQDNVAFVLCLDTLGNGDALHLHVSKPPKEGTPQFALLRELESVAASLYPGMKFSMVHKKINLADDMLAWEHERFGIRRLPAFTLSHLPSHRLAQRSSIMDVRPHVDIEKLSRNTKVVAEALARVVYNLTEKGAPSDLHVFTEQMVQEEHLSAMVDWLTAQPRAAQLVDKDSSVVSTLEYHLGRYLKDVKKHFVKADKRDPEFVFYDQLKQTMNAYRVKPAIFDLLLAVCIAAYLGAMYLAIQNFGVLYSVARRVTQPKVKAH; encoded by the exons ATGTTCGAGGAGGCAAGCGAAGTGTTCGATAACATGTTTAAGTCTTCCTTTCCCCTCACCTTCATCGTATTTATCCCGGCGGTGCTCATCCTGGTGTCACCGCTCCCGGCCGAAGCTGCACATGAGTTCACGGTGTATCGCATGCAGCAGTATGACCTGCAGGGACAACCCTACG GTACCCGAAACGCCATCCTGAACACCGAAGCTCGTACTGTGGAGGCGGAGGTGCTAAGTCGCCGCTGTGTCATCATGCGGCTAGCCGACTTCTCCTATGACAAGTATCAGAAAGCCTTGCGCCAGTCGGCGGGGGCCGTGGTCATCATCCTGCCCCAAAACATGTCCACTATGCCTCAGGACATAGTGCAG CAATTCATGGAGCTGGAGCCGGAGATGTTGTCCACCGAGACCATCGTCCCCGTCTACTTTGCCATGGAGGACGACAAGCTGCTGTCCATTTACACTCAAACCctgacctcctcctcctcccaggGAGCCTTGTCTGCAGCTGAAg TATTGCTGCATACGGCCACTGCCAACGGCTTCCAAATGGTCACGAGTGGCGCTCAGAGCAAAGCCATGAGCGACTGGGCCATCACCAGTCTGGAG GGCCGCCTGACTGGCGTCGGAGGAGAGGACCTACCCACAATCGTGTTGGTGGCTCATTACGACTCCTTTGGAGTTGCTCCG TGGCTGTCGTATGGCGCCGACTCGAATGGAAGCGGCGTGTCCATGTTACTGGAGCTGGCCCGCCTCTTCTCGAAACTCTACACCTATAAGAGGACACATGCTGG ATACAACCTGCTGTTCTTTGTGTCCGGTGGGGGGAAATTCAACTACCAGGGCACCAAACGCTGGCTAGAAGACAATCTAGACCACACGG ACTCGAGTCTTCTCCAGGACAACGTTGCCTTCGTTCTGTGTCTCGACACTTTGGGCAACGGGGACGCTTTGCACCTGCACGTGTCCAAACCTCCCAAAGAGGGAACTCCTCAGTTTGCCCTGCTCAGAGAGCTGGAGAGT GTGGCGGCCAGCCTGTACCCGGGCATGAAGTTCTCCATGGTCCACAAGAAAATCAACCTGGCCGACGACATGCTGGCGTGGGAGCACGAGCGCTTCGGGATCCGCCGGCTGCCGGCCTTCACGCTCTCGCACCTGCCCTCGCACCGCCTGGCTCAGCGCTCCAGCATCATGGACGTGCG GCCACACGTCGACATTGAGAAGCTGAGCAGGAACACGAAGGTGGTGGCCGAGGCGCTGGCCCGGGTGGTCTACAACCTCACAGAAAAG GGAGCCCCCAGCGACCTGCACGTCTTCACCGAACAAATG GTACAAGAGGAGCACCTGTCCGCCATGGTGGACTGGCTCACCGCACAGCCGCGGGCCGCCCAGCTGGTGGACAAGGACAGCAGCGTGGTGTCCACTTTGGAGTACCACCTGGGACGCTACCTCAAGGACGTCAAGAAACATTTTGTCAAAGCGGACAAGCG GGATCCGGAGTTTGTCTTCTACGACCAGCTCAAGCAGACCATGAACGCTTACAG AGTCAAGCCGGCCATCTTTGACCTGCTGCTGGCCGTCTGCATCGCCGCCTATTTGGGCGCCATGTATCTCGCCATCCAA AACTTTGGCGTGTTATACAGCGTGGCACGGAGAGTCACTCAACCCAAAGTGAAGGCGCACTAA